A window of Burkholderiales bacterium genomic DNA:
TCGCCGTCGCCTCCCGGGAGCTGCCCGAAGCGACCCTCAACGTGGAAGTGCGCTCGGTCAATCACCGCTTCCTCGACATCCAGACCCGGCTTCCGGACGAGCTGCGCAGCCTGGAGTCGGAGGTCCGGGAGCTGCTGGCCGGCCGGCTCGCCCGGGGCAAGGTGGACTGCCGGATCGGCCTGGTTCCCAAGCCTGCGCTCCAGCACGGCGCGGCCCTCAACGCCGAGGCGCTGGAGCGGTTGAAAAGCCTGGAGCTTTCGGTGCGGGCCGCCTTTCCCCAGGCTCCCGGGCTCACCGTGAGCGACGTGCTACGCTGGCCCGGCGTCTTCGACCAGGCGACCCTCTCCGCGGACGCGGTGCGGGAGCCGTGCCTGGCGTTGCTCGAGCAGGCGCTCAACGACCTGGTGGCGGCCCGGCGCCGAGAGGGGGAGAGGCTCGAAGAGCTCCTGCGCGAGCGGGTCGCCCGGATGGAGGCGCTGGTGGAGGAGGTGACGCCCCGCATCCCGGCCCTCATCGCCGCCTACCAGGAGCGGCTGTCCAACCGGCTTCGGGAAGCGATGCTGAACCTGGAGGACGAGCGCATCCGCCAGGAGTTCATGCTGTTCGCCAGCAAGATCGACGTGGACGAAGAGCTCAGCCGGCTCACCGCCCATCTCCAGGAAGTGAAGCGGGTGCTGGCGAGCGGCGGCCCGGCGGGCAAGCGCCTAGACTTCCTCATGCAGGAGCTGAACCGGGAGGCCAACACCCTGGGGGCGAAGTCGGTGGACGCCGAAGTCTCCCGCATCGCCATGGAGCTCAAGGTGCTGATCGAGCAGATGCGCGAGCAGATCCAGAACATCGAGTGAGCTTAAAGCCGTAAGCCGTGAAGCCCATGCCGTCGACCCCCTTTAACCCCGGCGCCTTCGACCTCCGCCGGCGCCCCCTGCCCCGCGCCCGATGAGCGGCATCCTCTTCATCGTCGCCGCCCCCTCCGGAGCCGGTAAGACCAGCCTCGTCGCCGCGTTGCTGGAGCGGGACCGAAACCTGCGCCTCTCGGTGTCTTACACCACGCGCCCGCCCCGGGAAGGGGAGGTGGACGGCCGCCATTACCACTTCGTCGACCCGTCCACGTTCCAGGAGATGCTGGAGCGGGGGGAGTTCCTGGAAAGCGCCGAGGTCTACGGCAACCGCTACGGCACTTCCCAGGCCTGGGTGCGCCGCCAGCTCGAAGCCGGGACGGACGTGCTGCTGGAGATCGACTGCCAGGGGGCAGCCCAGGTGCGGCGACTGATGCCGGAGGCGGTAGGTGTCTTCATCCTCCCGCCCTCGATGGAGGTACTCAAGCGCCGGCTGGAAAAGCGGGGCACGGAACCCCCCGAGGCGATCGCCCGGCGGCTGGCAGCCGCCCGGGCGGAAATGGGCCGTGTCGGAGAATTTGACTATGTTATTATCAATAACCGGTTTGACGAGGCGCTCGATGACCTGGCCTCGGTGGTACGGGCCGAGCGGCTGAAGGTGGCACGGCAGCTCGAGCGCCACCGCCCGCTGATCGAGTCGCTCACGAAATAAGGCTTTGAGGATAAAAGGGAAATGGCTCGTATCACGGTCGACGACTGCTTGAAGCACATTCCGAACCGTTTCGAATTGACGCTGGCCGCCACCTATCGGGCGCGCCAGATCGCCCATGGCGCCGCCCCTCTGATCGAGGGGCTCAAGGACAAGCCGACGGTCATCGCCCTGCGGGAGATCGCCGCCGGCAAGGTGGGGCTGGAGGTCCTCAACAAGGGGCAGTTGTAGCGCCAGCGCAGCGGTTCGACGCTCCCCGCTCCCCCTCTCCCTCGCGCTCAAGGATCGACCGACTCCCGGCTGGGTTCCATGGAAGGTTCGTTGCAGCTCCCACGTTCCGGCGGCTGCCGCGGACTGCCGGGCCGCATCGGCGGCACTGCGGAACTGCCCGGCCGGGCGAGCGATTGAAAACGACGGGCGAGCGTTGACATGGCGGAAGCGGAACTCCTGTTCAAGGAACTCTCCGGATATCTCAAGCCGGAGGACGTGGTTCAGCTCGAATCCGCCTACCACTTCAGCAAGGCCGCCCATCACGGCCAGTTCAGAAAGAGCGGCGACCCGTACATCTCCCATCCCCTCGCGGTGACCCAGATCCTGGCGCAGATGCGCTTGGACGCCCAGGCGCTCACCGCGGCGCTGCTGCACGACGTGATGGAGGACACCAAGGTCACCAAGGCCGAGATCGCTTCCATCTTCGGCAACCCGGTGGCCGAGCTGGTAGACGGGGTCTCCAAGCTCGACCGCATCGAGTTCCAGAGCGCGGAGGACGCCCAGGCGGAGAACTTCCGCAAGATGCTACTCGCCGTCTCCCGGGACGTGCGCGTCATCCTCATCAAGCTGGCCGACCGGCTGCACAACATGCGCACCCTGAAGTCGGTGGAGCCCGAAAAGCGCCGCCGCATCGCCCGGGAAACCCTGGAGATCTACGCCCCCATCGCCAACCGCCTGGGGCTCAACGCCATCTACCAGGAGCTGCAGGATCTCGCCTTCCGCCACCTCTATC
This region includes:
- the gmk gene encoding guanylate kinase, giving the protein MSGILFIVAAPSGAGKTSLVAALLERDRNLRLSVSYTTRPPREGEVDGRHYHFVDPSTFQEMLERGEFLESAEVYGNRYGTSQAWVRRQLEAGTDVLLEIDCQGAAQVRRLMPEAVGVFILPPSMEVLKRRLEKRGTEPPEAIARRLAAARAEMGRVGEFDYVIINNRFDEALDDLASVVRAERLKVARQLERHRPLIESLTK
- the rpoZ gene encoding DNA-directed RNA polymerase subunit omega gives rise to the protein MARITVDDCLKHIPNRFELTLAATYRARQIAHGAAPLIEGLKDKPTVIALREIAAGKVGLEVLNKGQL